Sequence from the Miscanthus floridulus cultivar M001 chromosome 16, ASM1932011v1, whole genome shotgun sequence genome:
gctgctgctgataaGCTTTTCAAATTTTGGTCAGAATCTTTTTTTTAACTCGAATTTTGGTCAGAAGTTGTACTGTGCTGCTACACGGCTCAAAAAATGCGACAGTGCAGCTCATTGGAGCTTATTACCTCAAAAAATAAGGAAGACAAACAAAGGCGAAAGAGGGAACTTAAGAAAATACATGTGTTTAGTAGTCCACTACTTACAAATGACTGAATTGTGTTACTTTGATTTTCAGTCGTTTTTTCACCTGCAGCGGTACAGCCTTGTTCATTATTAGCCGTTGTTTTTGCCTTTCTACCGCAAAGTTTGCTTTCACCGAGAGGGAGGCCAACTTTTTTTCTTcggtgttgtcaaaaaaaaaaacttttttctTCGGTGCTCCCAGCATCAAACTCCCGTGGGCCCCGCTGGCCAAGCACTTATAATTAATTAAAGACCAATAATCCCCACGAAAACTGATTGCGAATCTGCATCGGTACTGTGGATATCAACGTCAGCATCTTATCTCCACGTCCCGTTTTAGCTTTTCTGGATCGTCATCGCTTGATCGTTTATGTGGCTTATAAGACGGTTGATGCTGTTTTATcgtaagagaaaaacattgtatcatacCCTGCAAGCGAACAGGTTAATAATCCATGAACACGTACATTTCCTTACATAAATAGAGAGTAGTAAATACACAAACATTTATAATATTTTAAGGTGTTAATAAAATTTCTCAAAATATTAAActatttaattacctttatttgtaCTGTATAAAAAAGAAATAAACCGTTTATTAAACTCTTAGATTCAGCAAGAGCTCATGACCGTGTCTCTCTCAGCCGATCAGCATCAGGACTCGGTTTTGCAGGACCCTGAGGGTTGCTGTTGTTGCTTACAGTTatgttcttttttctttttcttttttttttttctaaaactgatgtcttgtctcagttatttctttTGTGATGCAAATAACCTCTTCCAGCTCAAATGAAAAGGAAGAACACACCTGCCACTGTTCTTCAACAATAGGAGGGAGAGAACCAGAAGATGTAGGATTTTTTTGCTAAATTAAGGATAATAATATCTGCCAAAATAAGTTTGATGTTAAGTTACCCACAGCAAAGTCAATAGTTTCTTCTGTTCGGGAGAACTTTGATGTTAGGAACCTTGAGTGCCAAATAAGTTTGATAActatgacaaaaaaaaaactaagagcTAGCTATGAAATGGTACTTAGCTGAGTTTATTCAATAGTTATGGAGCACAAAATGAGAATTTGATGGTTAGAGATAGCCATGTTAGGGCAAGCCCAACAACTTGCTGATCTTGATTACTCTTGTATCATCAACTAAACAtcaatatgtatatgtataagaTTAAAGATGCActtatatactccctctgtccgagAGTGATAAGCATACTTTGATCAGAGAAAAAAATAGATTGTGATCATTATTTTTTTCTTACTGTATATTGTAATTTGCTAAGAACTAATATTTCAGAGGCACTTTGAATATAAATTTACTGATACAAGTTTTATGTCCCAAATTTGTACATAATTCGAATAACTGTTTGTTCAAATTAGAATGTTTTATTTTTTCCTTTATAAAACATGATTATAAATATAGGATGGAGGCTAAGTAAACCATTACTTCGAGCCACAAAATCCGTTCTCTTTCAACTTTCACCAGCAACTAATGAATGCAGCCTTCAAAAGGCAGCCATCCCCTCGCCCCAGCAGGCCAGCACAGAAATGGTCCCAGAATGGCCGCCACAGAAGATGCACGCCCGTTGTCAAAATTCTCGGTGGACCTTCCTGCCTCCCTCCCGAAGTCTCAAGATGACGGCCGCTTTGAGCCGCCCACCCACTGTCTTCAGCTTCCCCCGTGTCCATCTTCCATTCCATCGCCTCCTCCTTTTCTCTTCTCAACCCATCACCGTCCCGTCCCCGTCCGGCCGTTCCTCACAAACCCTCTCTCTTTTCTTTCTCGAGATCCATCGCTGAACCTAAATCTAAAATGGCTCTTCAACGTAATATCTATAGTCTCTAATAAAATATCTATATAAAAGATCTATTTTATATGCTAGGAGAGATATAACCAAAATCTAAATATCATTTTTCCTGACGACCTATTTACATAAAAAAATTGTCTCGTAGTATTTATTGTTGAAGAAGATTAAAAATAGACATTAAATTATTTATATGTACTCAAAAGACGAATGAGTCATAGTATTTTGGGTGACGTTTGTTTGAGCCAGTCTTATCCCTCCCCTAATCCCCTTCCCCTTTCCTTTTCCTCCCGTCTCCCAACCTCCCTCAGTTccctttgctttgcttccgtacCGCCCTTCAACGCAGGAAGCCAACAAGCACAAGCAAGCCTCCAGTTTCAACAAGACAAGACCGTTGATCCCAACAAGCCAAGGAGAAATCCGGCCGAGGATTAAGCTGCGGGAAGCCAAGAAATCCTGCAAGTCACCGCCCCCGTTGCCGAAGAAGAAAGCAGCAGCCAGCCATGGTGCGGAGCAAAGAGCCGTCCAAGAAGAAGCCCAAGGACCCGCTCCTGACGCCTCCGTCCAAGCCCAGGGGTGGTGGCTTCCTGGACGAGGGCCGCGCGTGGAACCGCGGCGGCGCGGCCATgtccccggcgccggcgccggcgtcggTGCCGAGCTACATGCGGGGCACCAGCAGCTCCGACGCCAAGGCCGGGCGCCGCGGGCGCCCTGCGGCGTCcgtgtcggcgtcggcgtcgcccGCGAGGTGGAGGCCCGCGGCGTCGGTGTCAGCGTCCGCGTCGCCTGCGAGGCGGAGGCAGGCGGTCCGGGTGCTGACCAAGGGGAAGGTTTTGTTCGCGGAGGAGGAGGCACCTGGCTCCGCCCTGGGCCGCGCCACGTGCTCCACGACCATGAAGGACGCCAAGTTCCCCGACGCGCTCGACCTCGCACCGGGCGCCACCGACGCCGAGGGCCCCGCGGCGCTGCGGGTGTGCCCCTACACCTACTGTTCCCTCAACGGGCACGTCCATGCGCCGGCGGTGCCGCTCCGGAGCTTCCTCGCGTCGCGCCGCCGGCTCATCAAGACGCAGCAGAGCATGAAGCTCAAGGGCGTCTCGGCCTTCCGCAAGAAATCAGGGGAGAAGACCAGCGGCGGGAGTGGCGGTGGAGGTGCAAAGATCGCGCCTTTGATCGATGAGGAGGCTGTCGGCGACTTCTTCGTCGAGGTGTATGGCGGCCCGAGGGTGAGCTCGGACATGAGCTGCAGCGACATGTCTCTGGACGAGATGGATGCCACGGTGCGGAGGATGGAGTTCGTCGTGTTCGACCGGTGCGGCGCGGACGAGGACAGCGAGAAGGGGAAGGATCTCACTGCTTGCGATGACGGTGAACCTGAGCCTCGCCTGGTGTTGAAAGAGAAGCATGGTGCCTTCGGGGACAGCTTGTCGGACTGCAGTGGAGCGCACACCGGCAGCGATTTCGTCGAGGAGTTGCCATGGTTGAGGTACCACGGATACGAGTATGATGACAGCTTGGATGATGAGATCTTGGAAGAACAGAGAATTAGAGAGGAGGAGGTTGTTGGAGCAGAGTTTTCTGCAGAgcaagaagaggatcaaggaacGTCTGGTAGATCCTCTGATGAGTACAAAGAGGGTGCTGCTGAAGGACAGGAAGAGAACGATGAGGAAAACACATCGAATTTGATCCGTGACCAAGAGATCCTTGCAGATCAAGGTGTTGCTTGCAGAGCAGATGCATGTGAGGAGCTGGATGGAAGAAATGATGACAACATCCTGGAGGCATCTGTTGAACAAGGGACGGCAGAAGAGAAGCTCTCTGATGATATCTACAAATCTGGGATACCTGATCAAGAAGTAACAGCAAGGGCAGGTGCTACTCTGGAAGCTAGATTCAGAGAGGATATTTCATCGGACCAAGAGGCAAATGATGATGGTGAAGACGAGTGCCATGTGGAATCTGATGGCGAATCAGAGGACACTGAGGAGCAGGATCTGGAGGATCAACAGAGCATGCCAGATGATGGCTCTGAAATGGAGATTTCTGAGGAGGCTATCTCTGGTGATGGATGCAGAGAGGATTTTTCTGAGGAAGTAACCTCCACAGCTGTGTTAGCAGGTGAAGCTTCTTACTTCAATTCAATTGATTGTCGAGATGTTGATATCGACAAAATATCAATCGATAACCTTAACCAAAATTATTGTACTGCAGACGATGTGTTTGAACAATATGACAATTCTACGGATGATGTACTTGAACAAGATAGCAGCCCTGCTAATGCTCAAAAGGAATTGGGTAATCCAACAAGCAAAAATGAAGATGCTTTTGAAGAAACTGCTATTGTGCAACAAATCAATCAAGACAGCAACGCGGATACTCAAAAGGAATTGGAGATTATGACATCCATTTTGGAAGAATCTGGTATTACTCAACAAAGCAACCCTGATGGTTATAAAATGGAACCCGAGGTTACTGTGTGCAAGTTGAAAGATGCTTCTGAAGAATCTGGTGCCTGCCCTGAAAGCAACCTACATGATAATACAGAGTATGTTACAGATGATGCT
This genomic interval carries:
- the LOC136511757 gene encoding uncharacterized protein, with the translated sequence MVRSKEPSKKKPKDPLLTPPSKPRGGGFLDEGRAWNRGGAAMSPAPAPASVPSYMRGTSSSDAKAGRRGRPAASVSASASPARWRPAASVSASASPARRRQAVRVLTKGKVLFAEEEAPGSALGRATCSTTMKDAKFPDALDLAPGATDAEGPAALRVCPYTYCSLNGHVHAPAVPLRSFLASRRRLIKTQQSMKLKGVSAFRKKSGEKTSGGSGGGGAKIAPLIDEEAVGDFFVEVYGGPRVSSDMSCSDMSLDEMDATVRRMEFVVFDRCGADEDSEKGKDLTACDDGEPEPRLVLKEKHGAFGDSLSDCSGAHTGSDFVEELPWLRYHGYEYDDSLDDEILEEQRIREEEVVGAEFSAEQEEDQGTSGRSSDEYKEGAAEGQEENDEENTSNLIRDQEILADQGVACRADACEELDGRNDDNILEASVEQGTAEEKLSDDIYKSGIPDQEVTARAGATLEARFREDISSDQEANDDGEDECHVESDGESEDTEEQDLEDQQSMPDDGSEMEISEEAISGDGCREDFSEEVTSTAVLADDVFEQYDNSTDDVLEQDSSPANAQKELGNPTSKNEDAFEETAIVQQINQDSNADTQKELEIMTSILEESGITQQSNPDGYKMEPEVTVCKLKDASEESGACPESNLHDNTEYVTDDAEMGQEITRCKLEDASKETGIDQETLEDDNCKSEGVSKESVTTLEADHSDNSANFSNDVQGTAEDHDSCLIDDAQNDIQITGCKSEDTCKEFDTMKETDQSDISANVRSDAEETVEDDGSVCVSVDAQNDLKFSKCNLEDASKEPSIVQEADRSDSSANVSADAEETVEDDGSVCVSDDAQNDLKFSKCNLEDASKEADRSDSSANVSSDAQNGSELTTSELAVITISNDKENESKLFTCNSEDVFEESIVGQEADHDDSSVYLSYGAQNEFEVTTCHSEGAQVESDVIQEDEDKTAGAEKKLESTACESGGASLKSAMHQDAAGDINTTDASKDIHVTEETNQSFNMQMPEEFTDAKEPSIDDICCAFSGLNLKGDVYFDPAESSTCPRNKLIISRRRTTPEEEEYLRGFNPRAPNFLPLELDPDAEKVDLKHQMMDERKNAEEWMIDYALRRAVTNLAPARKKKVELLVQAFETVVPHDQDDKKNISRSRPVQPCN